The genomic DNA AGACCACAAAATGACGGCCCGGGTTTCAATTATGGTGAGATATCCGGGTTAAAGAGAATATTGAAAGTGAATCCAAGGTGAGCGCGTAACAAAGGACGAACAGGACGAATAGGACGAAATAGGACGCAGAGGGGCTGTAGGATGGAGGGGATTGTAGCAATGCGTGCTACGCCCGATTGTTTGCAAATGAGGCGTTCATTGGGCTACACTCCAAGTGGTAGAACCAATTTGGGCCAACAACCATAGGAGACAGGCCATGACAGGTAAAAGGTGCTTGATGCTGGGGACGGTGCTTGCGTTGCTGGTGACGCTGGGATGCGCGATGGCTGGGTCGGGAAAATCGGACCTGGAGCTGATTCAGGCGAAGATGGCGGAGTGTGTCGCAGCGGCGAACTCGCAGAACATTGACGCGGTGTTCTCGCATTTTGCCGAGGATTTTTATTGTCCGCAGTTGGGCGACAAGGTGGATTTCCGGGACTTTGTGGACAATGCAAAAGACGCCGGCTTCCTGGACGGGCTGAAGATCAGCACGGATGACGCCGTGATTACGATTGACGGCGACACGGCGACGGTGACGCCTGTGGACATTCAGGGCAGTTTCGGCGGCGGCGAGGGCGATTTTGTCGCCAAGAAGGTTAACGGGATCTGGATGATCACGGAGATGGACATCTCCGGGATATAGTTTTTTTTGGACTGGGACGCGGGAAGCAAGTGATGTTTCCCGCGTTCTTTTTTTGGGGGGGAAGGGAGGAGGGGATTGGCCACAAAAGGCACAAGAAACACAAAAAGACAGGAAAGAATAAGACGGGAAGAGTGGACAGGGTGGACTGGTGGAAAATAACCGCAAAGAACGCAAGGAACGCAAGGAACGCAAAGGGGTACGGGGAGAGAGAAGGATGGGCGGGGTGGACTGGGTGTGTCAGATGCGGCTTTTTCCGACTTGGGAGAGGGCGATTCGGAGCTCGTCGCAGTCCTTGAAGCGGTTTTCGGGGCGCTTCTGGAGGAGTTTCATGATGATGTCGCCGAGGGCGGTGGGGCATTTTGGGTTGACCAGAGTGGGGTGGTCGGGGATGATGTTGAGGTGGCACTGGTAGAGCCTGCCGA from Candidatus Hydrogenedentota bacterium includes the following:
- a CDS encoding nuclear transport factor 2 family protein, with amino-acid sequence MTGKRCLMLGTVLALLVTLGCAMAGSGKSDLELIQAKMAECVAAANSQNIDAVFSHFAEDFYCPQLGDKVDFRDFVDNAKDAGFLDGLKISTDDAVITIDGDTATVTPVDIQGSFGGGEGDFVAKKVNGIWMITEMDISGI